One Apteryx mantelli isolate bAptMan1 chromosome 2, bAptMan1.hap1, whole genome shotgun sequence genomic window, caggaggaggaggaggaggcggcggcggcggacgagGACTGTTGCACCAAGTGCAAGAAGCGCGTGCAGTTCGCGGACTCGCTGGGGCTGAACCTTGCCAGCGTGAAGCACTTCAGCACCGCCGAGGAGCCGCAAGTGCCGCCCGCCGTGCTGTCCCGCTTGCAGAGCCTGCCCTTGGAGGAGCGGGACTTGCGGGAGCTCAGCgccgccctggggctgccgtgcgGGGCCTGCCAGCCGCCCGCCCTGCGGCTGGTGCCCGACTTCCCCGCCGGCGAGGCGCTGAGCGCCGAGCGGCTGCGGCGGCAGCGCGTCTGCCTGGAGCAGCTGCGCCAGCCCGCGGCGCCCACCGACGTGCGGGGCACGGTGCAGGTGCTTCCCTGCCCCGGCCCCAAGGAGGTGACGGTGCGCTACACTTTCAACGAGTGGCTCTCCTTCATGGACGCCCCGGCCGtgcccctgcaccctgccccgGCGGGTACCGACCCGCTGGCCGAGCGCTACAGCTTCTCCTTGAGCGTCCCGCCGAGCCTGCAGGAGGGCTCGGCGCTGCACTTCGCCATTTGCTACCGCAGCCAGGAGGGCGAGTACTGGGACAACAACGGGGGCCGCAACTACACGCTGCGGTGCTGCAGCTCCGCCGGGGGATGCCCTGCACCGCCCGGCACATACGGCGGCCCGGGGACGGCCACCGCTCCCCTCCATTGAGACCAGCCAGGGGAAGGAGCCGTGATTAGCCAGCAATACCCCGCCTCGACGGCTGACCTGCCCGGGGAGCGGGCAGTTGCCGCCCCCGCGGtctgcacagcccagcagcaAGCCTGGGCGCAGGCACGGGAGGCCTGCCCGGCCGGAGGGCTGCTCGCCCCGCGTCGTGCAGCACGCCGGGCCGGAGAAGGCGGCCCGCAGCCCCCTGGCACCCCGGAGGCAAACACCTGCCCCGCTCGGAGCGGCTCGCCGGCACGGCTGTCGGTCAAACGGGTAGCTCCGCGCCGTCCCCGACGGGGAGACCTTGCCCTCCGCTGCCAGCGCTGCCTTTGGAATATAGCTTGAGCTATtggcctttattaaaaaaaaaataataataaatacctGCACCCTGGGCCGTCCCACGGGGCCTCTCGGCGTGGGGCTTGCGACGGGCGCGCGGAGCCGTTGACGGCCGTTGGCGCGCGGCGCGGGAAGGCcaacgggcgggggggggggggcggggcagcccgcggcggcgccgcgcagggACGCTCGCCTTCCCCTGCGGGCCATCCCCTGGGAGGAGTGGGGGTAAAAGGGTTAAAAGGGGTTGTCTGCCCCAGGGTAAAGTGCCTGGGACTGAAGTTTCCTGCAGGGAAAGCGAAAGTAGAACTTTTTGAAGTCAGTCTTGGGAGGGCGATACGCAAAACGCTGAAGTAACTGTCACTGATAATAGCCAAGTTTCTCGTCGtcgtctttttcttcctttttttttaaatgggcacTTAGGTTTGGCCAGCGCGACAGGGGTGTGTATTGGCTCGTATTGCTGTGGcttgcgattttttttttttttctggagagaaCAAGGAGACTAagtagtgtgggtttttttccccttgaagtgAATTTTTGAGGTCTTGAGTTGTGTTTGACTTCACTTACCTGATTAGTCAGTGATCAGCACAAAGCACTTGAGGTAAAACTGCACGCAGTATTCGCTACAGATTTAAGTTAGGATTTTCCTGTTCTCACATCTATTTCAAAGACAGTAATATGACAGaaatgtgtcctttttttttttcaatctaatGCAATCTGTAACAATATGATTCACTATTctgagcattttctttttcacttgagCGTCCCTGTCCCGTCTTTGCTGTGCTTGTGATGGCTCCGAACAACGGGAAGTCTGGGTTTTTGTCATTTAGCGCCCTTTGGTGCTGTTCCCGCCTTATGCAGTCCTGTGGCATACCTGTATGTGTCTGGCTAATCGCAGCTAACCGCGATTTCTGCCAGCCTTGCCCAACACACACATGGGAGGGAaaatgtcacacacacacactgaatatCTAGTGATTTAAACTTTGTATTTCTGTCCCCTCTGTGTGAGAAATGTTTTGCTAAAAATAGACTGTTTGCTTCTTTTTGCACAACTGGCAAGCCTAAATCTATGGCAGAAGAGGAGTTCATGTATTTGTTGAAGCTGAATTTATTAGAACTTTGGTAACACCTTTGAGTAAAGAGCAAAGTACTGTAAAGTAAAAATGGTGCATGTATCACATAGTAAATAGCCATCATAATTGTGCCCACAGATTTCTGTGTTTTCATATTATTTGGGGAGAGGTGACTGAGTGGGATGACCTCACTGAGGAATGACAATGTGATATGCAGAGGATGCCCCCACTAATGAATGAAAACAAATGCTTTAGTTCAACTCTCCTTATGTTACATTTTGCACCACACTTCTTAAGAATTTATAATTTAGCTTATTTGGAAAGTTCTGTTACAAGCTTATTTTGCTGCATCTTTTATAACACATATTCTTGAGAGTGTAATGTCTGAGCCTGTGGCATTACATGTTTTAGTGGCAAGAGGAAGGTaactttttcagtatttctgtgttATTGGGAGAGGAGTTTGTGTGCACACAGTTGGACACATAACTGATTATTTACAGTCCTCCCATCTGTTCTTGCATTACACACCAAGAGGTTAAATACTCCCAAGTCCCAAGTCCAAAAATCAATTGAAAAGTACCAATGAAAATGGGTTTGCaagaataaaaagttaaaaaagctttaaaaagcacACTGATACAAATCTTCTTCTGTATCTTCTATATGGCAAAATGCAACTGGATACTTTTTAATTTCACAACCTGGTTGTGTCACTACTCCAACATGAGGAGTGCAACTCTTCATATGTGGAGTGCAGAAGGAGGGCAAACTGTTAGTGTGTCTCACTACAGTGATGAATGTTGCAAGTCCATAAGCAGCGTTGAGGGCTGTAACTGAAACTGCTTGTGGTCATGTCAGAGCCACAAGGCAACTTGTGCCAGAAGTACGTTATGGCCTAGTATGCTCTTGTAGCAGGCATCTTGTGCAGATAGCTTTGTGTGTAGCTTTGTGATAGCTTTATTAGCACATGTGGACAATAAGTTGGATTCAGCAGAATTGTAATGTTTTTTCTGCAGCTTGAACCTGCTTGCATTATTCTGATACAGTATCTCAAAATTCAGGTTAGTTTTgtgagtggaaaaaataaatagataataaGACATTATCATAATGCAGCAGAAGTTTTGACCTTTGGATGCATATTCTTCAGAAAGACCTTGAAAGATTATCCtccttttaaaaacagagcaTACTGTGTGTTTTCTCAGGTCTTCATTTTCcctaaaacattttaaagcccATTATGAGCACCTTAGAATAATTTGCATCTCTATGAAATTTCCCCTGCTTGAAAATAAGTCTTTAGATAACCTGTCTCTTCAGAGAGCTGGCACAAAATCAGAGACAGAAGCAGGGGACTTACTAGGGAAAATATGAGAAGCAGAGAGAGCTTCAAGTTAAAGCTCCTCCAGTATTACTCATATATGCACTGCTTCTAAAACACAgactgctctgctccctcttcctctccctcctgcttAAAAAACTCCACACACATAACCCATAGATTATAGCATGAAGATATGGCCAAAGTAGAAGCTGTATGCATGTAAACAGAAGTAATATTTGCTGTTGCTTTCCAAGTTACTTGTAAAGTCTCCAAAGGCATGAAAGTGTCCCATTGTTTTCAGGGACAATAGAGAACTCTGCTACTTCCATACACAAGTTTGTTTAAAAACTATCATGCATTACAATGTAATACTACAGGATATTACATGGAATAATCTGGTATGAGTTAACGTTTTCCTCGGACAGATATAGCAATGCAATGGTGTGCTCTTACAACTGATAAGCGACACTAAAGGCATTAAGAGTCTCAATTTACTATGCAGTATTTTGGACTACTGCAGCCCATTTGTTACCCCATGTTTTGTTTATTACGTGttgcagaaaagaaggaaattgcACAAAAAGATGGGGGTTGGGGGGAAGGATCTCTCCTTAAACAGCATTTAAAGCACCAgtcatattctgatgtctgtgtAGTGGGCAGGGAGAGTGCATCAGAGAATCATGGCTAGCCCAGCTTATTTATAGAGGGCTAGAAACATCCTCTAGTATGCCATAAACTATGGACCATGGATGTAAAACATCCCCATCCAGAAAATGTAATGTCTGTGTGATTTCTTCAGCCCTGTGATCTGAAATGCAAAAGACAAGAAGCATTTGCTGAAACTAAACAGCAAAACATTTCCGAGTGCTTCAAAAAACTGGTGTGGATTTAAAACCCTGCAAATTGTCATAATTAAAGCACAACATTTTTGTGCTTTGATAAcatggaaaatgcttttttttattactaagaatcactttttttgtgaaagaaaaataagatcATTTCTCATATAAGAATCAACCATACTCACTTTTTAATAGAGCAATTTTTGTATTTGCAGATTTTGTATAAGAATAGATTTCCaaagcagttttcaaagattGCCTACACACAATTCTCTATATTCTTACAGATGTGGTAACTGGGAGCTGTAGAAATGCAGACCCTTACCAAAGATTACATGGGACATCAGTGTCAAAATCAGAGTTGGAACATGTGTGTACTGAATGCTAGCAACTCAGCATAAACAGAACATGGGACTGCTGCTCTTGGTATTAGGTTTAGATTAATTGGATataactttattttcaaaaaaatattacaaatgaaatatttataaatccATAAAATCAGAAGGCCCAAAAGAGTAAAATGTTAACTGGAACACTCTTTTTGTTTGATTGCATTATTGCTAATTTAATATTTTGTAAAGATTCAGTGCATGTCTTTTGGTGTATGTGCTCACAGCCCCCCACTCTCCCACCTCCCAAActtaagaaataagaaatgatAAAGATTTGTTAGCACTCTTGGAAAAACTCCAGCTCTGCAGATTTTCAGTTTATGCAGATTTCTCTTATTTCTCTGGACTAAAGTTTCTAACGGCTTAAGGAAGAAACAGCAACCAAGGATTGTATAGGTGCCTATAAAAACAAAGTTAAATATATTTGAATCTCTATATTTGGTAACTGTGAAGGAGACCAAAATTAAATTTTGCTTAAGCAATTTTTTGCAGCttatatttaaattcttttttttttttaatttgatcgaGAGAATGTGATTTCAGAAAAGGACTGTGAACTTAAATTTAATTTGGTGTCATCAAGAACTACAAACTTGCATGCAAACTACTCCTGCTTTATTTAAAGCCTGGGCTTTCAGTCAGAGCTTGAAAAGGCTGGCTTCTGCTCCCATTGACTTCCCTGGGATCTGGATCTAGCCCAAAGTATTGCCTGAAGGTAGGGGAAATGATCTAGGTTTAATTGTCTGTTCTGTTCAGAGACTTTTGTTGCTGGGTTATGATAACATGGCACTGTGGTCCATGTTCACCTGTCACGTTTTAAAATCTGCTGTCAGTGCCTGGTACTAACTAaatcatcttaatttttttttttttttgagagagacaaCATTACTTGCCTTGGGTTAGCATATTTCCAAAGACTGGTATAAATATTTATGCAGTGCACTCCTTCAATAGAAAGCCTGTACATTCGTCACAGGTCTCCATAGTTCTCTTACTCCAAACATCCCATCCCCCCTTGTAAAGCTTCAGTATTTAAAAGGCTTAACAGTAAAAAGGGTAAGTAGTTtagaaaaaaagcatctcttaCAACATACTGATGGCATTTAATTCTCTGTGTAAACGGCAGAATTCTTtgaaaatgcatgtgtgtgtgaaacaGGTTTGAcagtcctgttttttttcctcttataacAGTGGAAAACAGTGTTGAAAGAATATTggtttatctctctctctctcttttttttttttttgcttccacaGTCAGGGCTCATGCAGTATTTACAttctaaaatactgaaaaaagtaaGAATGTAAACTCTCAGTAAAAGGACTTCACACCTTCATTCTTTTTTTGTAAAGGGCATGAGGCAAAACATTCCTAAGCATATGAAATAATTTTGCCAGTGTTAAGAACCAGTGGATGAAGCAAACATTATACTGCTGACTTCAATAATGCCAAGATTTCACTGTAGATCCTTATGGAAAGCACAGGAAAACATTTAGGGCATAGTTATGTATATGTGGTCTTTGCTGGATATCTAGAGATACTTTTACATTGCATTACAGGAATTAAGTTAAGGAGCTGGTGGTTTTTCATAAAATTATTCTTTCCTGTTGATGCTAGAACATTAAAGTAATGCTTTTAATGCTTGGAAACTTGAGGAAGTTTTATACAGAAATACCTTTTGAGAAATGTAAGTAGTGAAATCCTTGCTGGCCTATTTCAATATTGTATGTAAAATGGTCACATGCTACTCTCCTGGGTTGCTTTACTTCAAGACAGCTGTTTCTGATACATCTATGCCTTTTGAAATTTAGCTTTTGATTGTGGTAAAATCCAGTCAGAAGTCATAACACAATAGAAGTGCTTATCCTTTAAACAGTTACTTATTTTAAGtgaattgttctttttttctttcagagagctTTTTCCAAGTCTATACTGTAAAATTCATAATGAACTTTGGTTTATGTAAACAGTCAAATTTGGGTGCATATTGCTAAAGTAAATACTTCGCTAAAATTCTAAGCTCAGAGACAGACATTTTTAGTGCAATATTACAAAGCAAGCATGTTTTCATAAGACTTATTGCAGTCttagtaaaaatatttattgagATCCCTTCTATTATAAAGAGATATACCTTTTATAATAGGGGACATTGTACATAAATGATGGGATCATTCTTTTGTGTTTTACCTATTCTTGTTGTTTACACTGCTTTGAGAAAAATCCCATGAAGTTACTGACAGAGTGCCAAGAGGAAGACTTAATGCAATGTAAACTGAACTGGTGAAGCACAGTAAGAACACAGGAACTATTAAGTTAGACCAAAGTGCGATCTTTCCAGTACGCTGTCTCCATCAATGATGATAAGCAGATGCCTAGCAAAGAATAAGAATAAGACACATGAATATGAACATGATACTAATGTCATCCCACCCTCCAGCTATTTCTGCCCTGGACTTCCTAAGGCCGATATGGTTTCTAAGTATTTTCCTTCCATAGCCTGAAGGATTTCATTTATAAAGCATTTGATAAACTATGCTTTTTATACAGAACTGGGTatgttat contains:
- the PPP1R3G gene encoding protein phosphatase 1 regulatory subunit 3G translates to MASPARLKQDLAAPSDERRPRGAAPSLPRDTWGSGAAAAKRDPAEERRGTSPPRAEGLLLLELSRCGRSLSSGPRLQQEEEEEAAAADEDCCTKCKKRVQFADSLGLNLASVKHFSTAEEPQVPPAVLSRLQSLPLEERDLRELSAALGLPCGACQPPALRLVPDFPAGEALSAERLRRQRVCLEQLRQPAAPTDVRGTVQVLPCPGPKEVTVRYTFNEWLSFMDAPAVPLHPAPAGTDPLAERYSFSLSVPPSLQEGSALHFAICYRSQEGEYWDNNGGRNYTLRCCSSAGGCPAPPGTYGGPGTATAPLH